In a genomic window of Bacteroidales bacterium:
- a CDS encoding sulfite exporter TauE/SafE family protein, protein MEIHVVIALICSGLFVGFINTLSGGATIISLSVLSWLGLPLSVANGTNRVAVLFQTLTSVSSFQNNKLIDWKKSIKIAIPLVIGSIVGSFIVIKINEEIFRYCFIVIMASMVIFMFIKPSLWLKENAELLKKPIKKWYYLLFFLIGIYGGFIHVGLGYYLLAVIVLGLGHDLLHANAMKNLLVLLYIPFSLIVFIANDQVVWKYGLIHAIGNVIGAFIASRLAIKNGNKIIRIVMIFVFLFLIADLTNLINVKNFISFLLNK, encoded by the coding sequence ATGGAAATACATGTTGTTATTGCTCTAATATGTTCTGGTCTTTTCGTCGGATTTATAAACACTTTGTCCGGCGGAGCAACAATTATTTCCTTATCTGTTTTATCTTGGCTTGGGCTGCCACTTTCTGTAGCAAATGGGACAAATCGTGTCGCTGTGTTATTTCAAACCTTAACATCTGTTTCCTCTTTCCAAAATAACAAACTTATTGATTGGAAAAAAAGTATAAAAATTGCTATTCCTCTCGTTATCGGCTCTATTGTTGGCTCTTTTATCGTAATTAAAATTAATGAAGAAATTTTTAGATATTGCTTTATTGTAATTATGGCTTCCATGGTCATTTTTATGTTTATAAAACCATCTTTATGGCTTAAAGAAAATGCTGAACTGCTAAAAAAACCCATAAAAAAATGGTATTATTTGTTGTTTTTTTTAATTGGAATTTACGGCGGATTTATTCATGTTGGGCTTGGATATTATTTGCTTGCAGTTATTGTTTTAGGGCTTGGACACGACCTTTTGCACGCAAATGCAATGAAAAACTTACTTGTGTTGCTGTATATTCCTTTTTCTTTAATTGTTTTTATAGCCAACGACCAAGTAGTTTGGAAATATGGACTAATTCACGCTATCGGAAATGTTATCGGAGCTTTTATAGCCTCCCGCCTAGCTATTAAAAATGGAAACAAAATCATCAGAATTGTTATGATTTTTGTATTTCTTTTCCTAATCGCCGACTTAACAAATTTAATTAATGTAAAAAATTTTATTTCTTTTTTGCTGAATAAATAA
- a CDS encoding mannose-1-phosphate guanylyltransferase, with protein sequence MTTGKTYCVIMAGGLGTRFWPMSRNLKPKQFIDVLGMGKTLIQLTFDRLLDICPAENILVVTNKNYVELVKQQLPEIKEENILSEPSRKNTAPCIAYAAHRIYSADPDASMVVCPSDHIIFDEKSFSEHLKTALDAASKDNRLITLGITPTRPDTGYGYIQYFDKEKPEKDARIRKVKTFTEKPQLEIANEFIKSGDFLWNSGIFIWTAKAIINALAKYAPEINDLFEKGKNIYGTINEEDFIYNTYMLCKNISIDYAVMEKAKNVFVIISDFGWSDLGTWGSLYENRKRDNNGNAIIGKNVMLYDSKNCLIHMPLEKMVLLQGLEDYIVVESDNILMVVRKDDEQNIRQYVNDVLIEKGEQFT encoded by the coding sequence ATGACAACTGGAAAAACATATTGTGTAATAATGGCAGGAGGGCTAGGCACTCGCTTTTGGCCCATGAGTAGAAATTTAAAACCAAAACAATTTATAGACGTTTTAGGCATGGGTAAAACGCTTATACAGCTAACTTTTGATAGATTGCTAGACATTTGCCCCGCAGAAAATATATTAGTGGTTACAAATAAAAACTACGTTGAACTTGTAAAACAACAACTTCCTGAAATAAAAGAAGAAAATATTCTTTCAGAACCCTCTCGTAAAAACACAGCTCCTTGCATTGCATATGCAGCCCACAGAATATATTCCGCAGATCCAGATGCTTCTATGGTTGTATGCCCTTCTGATCATATTATTTTTGATGAAAAATCTTTTTCGGAGCATTTAAAAACTGCACTCGATGCTGCATCTAAAGATAATCGCCTTATTACATTAGGCATTACTCCTACAAGACCGGATACTGGATATGGATATATTCAATATTTTGACAAAGAAAAACCAGAAAAAGATGCCCGAATTAGAAAAGTAAAAACTTTTACTGAAAAGCCGCAGCTTGAAATTGCTAATGAATTTATTAAAAGTGGCGATTTTTTATGGAATAGCGGCATTTTTATTTGGACAGCAAAAGCAATAATAAATGCTCTTGCAAAATATGCTCCTGAAATAAATGATCTTTTCGAAAAAGGTAAAAATATTTACGGAACCATCAATGAAGAAGATTTTATCTATAACACTTACATGCTCTGCAAAAACATTTCAATAGACTATGCTGTTATGGAAAAAGCAAAAAATGTTTTCGTTATTATTTCCGACTTCGGTTGGAGCGACCTTGGCACATGGGGCTCGCTATACGAAAATCGAAAAAGAGACAATAATGGCAATGCAATTATTGGAAAAAATGTGATGCTGTATGATTCTAAAAATTGCTTAATTCACATGCCTTTGGAAAAAATGGTTCTGCTTCAAGGTTTAGAAGATTATATTGTTGTAGAATCTGACAATATTTTAATGGTGGTTCGAAAAGATGACGAGCAAAACATTCGCCAATATGTAAACGATGTTTTAATTGAAAAAGGAGAACAGTTTACTTAA
- a CDS encoding D-tyrosyl-tRNA(Tyr) deacylase, protein MKVVIQRVKKAEVFVNNKLLSSINYGMLVLLGVHESDTDEDMDYIVKKLLQLRIFDDENGVMNLNVSQISGEIMLVSQFTLLAYTKKGNRPSYVFAMEPQMANIMVNKVADKIEELFDKKIAKGAFGEHMEISLVNDGPVTIIIDSKNKEV, encoded by the coding sequence ATGAAAGTCGTTATTCAGCGTGTAAAAAAAGCAGAGGTTTTTGTGAATAATAAGTTGCTGTCGTCCATTAATTATGGAATGCTTGTGCTTTTGGGCGTTCATGAAAGCGACACCGATGAAGATATGGATTACATCGTAAAAAAACTTTTGCAGCTTCGCATTTTTGATGATGAAAATGGAGTGATGAATTTAAACGTTTCGCAAATTAGCGGCGAAATAATGCTTGTTAGCCAATTCACATTGCTTGCTTATACTAAAAAAGGAAACAGACCTTCTTATGTTTTTGCAATGGAGCCACAAATGGCAAATATAATGGTTAATAAAGTTGCTGATAAAATCGAAGAATTATTTGACAAAAAAATCGCAAAAGGCGCTTTTGGTGAGCACATGGAAATAAGCCTTGTTAACGACGGACCCGTAACTATAATTATTGACTCGAAAAATAAAGAAGTATGA
- a CDS encoding helix-hairpin-helix domain-containing protein, producing MSKFNFLKEYFNLSKTEKAGLWLLLVILVVIIIFSKLSFYYKSDIKKTDFSEYEKQISEWRSSISQDDSYLKRTYTDLDAPQFSATKSKLTPFPFDPNNIDAAGLKSLGLADRQIKSILNYRQKGGVFYIKSDFAKIYTISRDEYNVLEPYISLPISRETRKSFENKKFEKKEVAKVELNSADTAALRKIRGIGPAFSMRIVKYRNLLGGFVNINQLKEVKGIDSLKYAEISPYMFVNPYIIRKININTVTFEELKKHPYFGYNISLSIINYRKQHGDYTSITDLKKLALITDEVYNRIAPYLTI from the coding sequence ATGAGCAAATTCAATTTTTTAAAAGAATATTTTAATCTTTCAAAAACTGAAAAAGCAGGATTATGGCTTTTGTTGGTGATTTTAGTTGTGATAATTATTTTTTCAAAATTATCTTTTTATTATAAGTCTGATATAAAAAAGACAGATTTTTCTGAATATGAAAAGCAAATTTCTGAATGGCGGTCAAGCATAAGCCAAGATGATTCGTATTTAAAACGCACCTATACAGACCTTGATGCTCCGCAGTTTTCAGCCACAAAATCAAAATTAACGCCCTTTCCTTTTGACCCTAACAATATTGACGCAGCAGGCTTAAAATCTTTAGGATTAGCCGACCGTCAAATAAAATCAATTTTAAATTACAGGCAAAAAGGCGGGGTTTTTTACATAAAAAGCGATTTTGCAAAAATTTATACAATTAGTAGAGATGAATACAATGTGCTAGAACCATATATATCTTTGCCGATTAGCAGAGAAACTCGCAAAAGTTTTGAAAATAAAAAATTTGAGAAAAAAGAAGTTGCAAAAGTTGAATTAAATTCTGCTGATACTGCGGCGTTGAGAAAAATAAGAGGAATAGGTCCAGCGTTTTCAATGCGAATTGTGAAATACAGGAATTTGCTTGGCGGTTTTGTCAATATAAATCAATTGAAAGAGGTGAAAGGAATAGACTCCTTAAAATATGCAGAAATATCTCCATACATGTTTGTAAATCCGTATATAATAAGGAAAATAAATATAAATACGGTTACATTTGAAGAGTTAAAAAAGCACCCTTATTTTGGCTACAACATTTCTCTTTCAATAATTAATTACCGAAAACAGCACGGAGACTACACTTCAATAACGGATTTGAAGAAGCTCGCTCTTATTACAGATGAGGTTTATAATAGAATAGCTCCGTATTTAACCATATAA
- a CDS encoding VTT domain-containing protein, with amino-acid sequence MKKNFFKRWRLRFLYFKRTGFYQEVGKGLLNFLLILTVIIILLIIAEKTFLDIEGIFNYIVENVKIWVVLLIFLCSESLLSPIPSDLFIIWCGGLSHPWLYLSILAVLSYIAGTISYSIGFLIRKNKRVNDYFTLRFEKHIRNSRKWGGWLIAAAALTPLPYSIIMVVVGMLNYPKKQMLLWNLFRIPRFHLYGLFLFPLVNFF; translated from the coding sequence ATGAAGAAAAATTTTTTTAAACGCTGGCGACTACGATTTTTATATTTTAAAAGAACTGGTTTTTATCAAGAAGTTGGAAAAGGTCTCTTAAATTTTTTGCTAATTTTAACTGTTATAATTATCCTATTAATAATTGCCGAAAAAACATTTCTTGACATTGAAGGAATTTTTAATTATATCGTTGAAAATGTAAAAATTTGGGTTGTTTTACTAATTTTTTTATGCTCGGAAAGTTTGCTCAGCCCAATTCCATCAGATTTATTTATAATTTGGTGCGGAGGATTGTCTCACCCTTGGCTATATTTAAGTATTTTAGCAGTATTATCTTATATTGCAGGAACAATCTCTTACAGCATTGGCTTTCTTATTAGAAAAAACAAACGAGTAAATGACTATTTTACTCTTAGATTTGAAAAACACATAAGAAACTCAAGAAAATGGGGCGGATGGCTAATTGCAGCAGCAGCACTTACTCCTCTTCCTTATAGTATAATTATGGTTGTGGTCGGGATGCTCAACTATCCTAAAAAGCAAATGCTTTTGTGGAATCTATTTAGAATTCCAAGATTTCATTTATATGGGCTATTTCTTTTCCCATTAGTAAATTTTTTCTGA
- a CDS encoding DnaJ domain-containing protein — MSIYHEILGVPENASTTEIKRRYKELARKYHPDVSQEENAAENFIKVTEAYEVLTSKYKKVNINNSQKAWEDEARNRAKQYAQMRYNEFKQKNDAFNMPMHSILWPKWFNFVILAFCFFILTDNFLPKENLPGIAHINPNGSYSVNNLKFNAAKGFENISLDGKEITLNITPLLNLVNGYTLDGEFFKSEDRVKELWIIVIIITVLTIFILINKTKKLENKLLVKAFSAMLLFIYLFVFFTRHF, encoded by the coding sequence TTGTCAATATATCACGAAATTCTTGGCGTTCCCGAAAATGCTTCTACAACAGAAATAAAGCGGCGCTATAAAGAATTGGCTCGCAAATACCACCCTGATGTAAGTCAAGAGGAAAATGCAGCTGAAAATTTTATTAAAGTTACAGAGGCTTATGAAGTATTAACCTCAAAATACAAAAAAGTAAATATCAACAACTCCCAAAAAGCATGGGAAGACGAAGCTAGAAACAGGGCAAAACAATATGCCCAAATGCGTTACAACGAATTTAAGCAAAAAAATGACGCCTTTAATATGCCCATGCACAGCATTTTGTGGCCCAAATGGTTTAATTTTGTCATACTTGCTTTTTGCTTTTTTATCCTTACTGATAATTTTTTACCTAAGGAAAACTTGCCCGGCATAGCTCACATAAACCCGAACGGCTCATACTCCGTTAATAATCTAAAATTTAACGCTGCCAAAGGTTTTGAAAACATAAGCCTCGACGGAAAAGAAATAACGCTGAATATCACTCCCCTGCTAAATCTTGTAAATGGCTATACTCTTGATGGAGAATTTTTTAAATCTGAAGACAGAGTGAAAGAACTGTGGATAATTGTGATTATAATTACAGTTCTAACCATTTTTATTTTAATTAACAAAACAAAAAAATTAGAAAACAAACTGCTAGTAAAAGCTTTTTCAGCTATGCTTCTTTTCATTTACCTCTTTGTTTTTTTTACACGACATTTTTGA
- the rsgA gene encoding ribosome small subunit-dependent GTPase A, producing the protein MEGIVICSTGRWCEVFSNNKIYRCTVKGNLRLRGIKTTNPVAVGDIVEFIPAENELIGQISKIKERKNVIIRRSTNLSKQTHILAANIDLALLIVTPILPRTSTGFIDRFLITAESYHIPTLIVFNKKDLFENNREIVDYYKEIYKSAKYPTIEVSAITGENIDKLKKEIAGKTILLSGHSGVGKSAILMAISPDINVKTESISKVHFKGMHTTTFARLYNIKNNTFIIDSPGIKEFGVVDFEQWELGHWFREFAPFIPNCKYANCTHQHEPECAIRDAVEKGLIHEERYQNYLGILNNISEDRNY; encoded by the coding sequence ATGGAAGGAATTGTAATTTGCTCTACTGGTCGCTGGTGCGAAGTTTTTTCAAACAATAAAATTTACAGATGCACTGTTAAAGGCAATTTGCGTTTGCGTGGAATTAAAACCACAAATCCTGTTGCTGTTGGCGACATTGTTGAGTTTATTCCTGCAGAAAATGAATTAATTGGTCAAATCTCAAAAATAAAAGAACGAAAAAATGTTATTATAAGGCGCTCAACAAACTTATCAAAGCAAACACATATTTTAGCTGCAAATATAGATTTGGCATTGCTGATTGTAACACCTATATTGCCACGAACATCTACCGGATTTATTGACAGATTTCTTATCACAGCGGAGTCGTATCACATTCCAACTTTGATAGTGTTTAATAAAAAAGATTTATTTGAAAACAACAGAGAAATTGTTGATTATTACAAAGAAATATACAAGAGTGCAAAATATCCAACTATTGAGGTTTCTGCTATTACAGGCGAAAATATTGATAAATTAAAAAAGGAAATTGCTGGAAAAACCATATTACTGTCGGGACATAGTGGAGTTGGGAAATCGGCAATTTTAATGGCAATATCTCCTGATATTAATGTTAAAACAGAAAGCATTTCAAAAGTTCATTTTAAAGGTATGCACACAACAACATTTGCTCGACTATATAACATTAAAAACAACACTTTTATCATTGATTCGCCGGGCATAAAAGAATTTGGCGTTGTTGATTTTGAGCAATGGGAGCTTGGACATTGGTTTCGGGAGTTCGCTCCGTTTATTCCAAATTGCAAATACGCAAATTGTACGCATCAACATGAGCCTGAATGCGCAATACGCGATGCCGTTGAAAAAGGACTTATTCATGAAGAAAGATACCAAAACTATCTTGGAATATTGAATAACATTAGCGAAGATAGAAATTATTAG
- a CDS encoding nucleotide pyrophosphohydrolase — MTIDEMQLKVDEWIKEHGVRYFNELTNTALLMEEVGELARHMARKYGEQSYKEGENDSGLSKEIGDVLFVLTCLANQCGVNLEKVLVENLAFKAKRDHSRHNNNPKLK; from the coding sequence ATGACTATAGATGAAATGCAACTAAAAGTTGATGAGTGGATAAAAGAGCACGGTGTTAGATATTTTAATGAATTAACTAATACTGCTCTGCTAATGGAGGAAGTTGGCGAATTAGCAAGACACATGGCTCGTAAATATGGCGAGCAATCGTATAAGGAAGGCGAAAACGACTCTGGTTTATCCAAAGAAATCGGCGATGTGCTTTTTGTTTTAACATGTTTGGCTAATCAATGTGGCGTAAATTTAGAAAAAGTGTTAGTTGAAAATCTGGCATTTAAAGCCAAAAGAGACCATTCAAGGCACAATAATAATCCAAAACTAAAATAG
- a CDS encoding leucyl aminopeptidase yields MDIKIGLYKRKYTTGTTIYLINTVDNLPSGAFSKEEISYIKNSLRKEKQDFVFFNRLSKFDIVAFVSEKIKNENDIEKIRRTGNNVLKFINKEKIEEISLDVYIEEKSLSKYFIEGILLGNYEFTKYKTANEPKKHLKSILIRQSLVENIHVFELMRTQKAVNFVRNMVNEIPSELTSLTFPNYIKDFFKDTDVKVEVLTKQKIKSLKMGGLLGVNRGSIDEPTFTILEYKPEKHFNKKPYVFVGKGVMYDTGGLNLKPGNYMSDMKSDMAGGAAVAGAIHLIAEMQIPAHVIALIPATDNRPGENAYAPGDVLTMMNGKTVEITNTDAEGRLILADALAFAQKYNPSVVIDIATLTGAAHVAIGHYAIVGMESGASGYFERLQNSADKVFERVVEFPFWDEYFDDMSSDIADFSNSGGRYAGAITAGKFLEKFTDYPYIHLDIAGPAFLEKTWNYWPKGSTGVGVRLLYNFIKNEYNRNS; encoded by the coding sequence ATGGATATAAAAATAGGATTATACAAGCGAAAATATACAACGGGAACAACAATATATCTAATTAATACCGTTGACAATCTGCCTTCTGGAGCTTTTTCAAAAGAAGAAATTTCTTACATAAAAAACAGCTTACGCAAAGAAAAACAAGATTTTGTTTTCTTCAATAGATTATCAAAATTTGACATTGTTGCTTTTGTTTCAGAAAAAATAAAAAACGAAAACGACATTGAAAAGATAAGACGAACAGGCAATAACGTTTTGAAATTTATTAATAAAGAAAAAATTGAAGAAATTTCCTTAGATGTTTATATTGAAGAAAAATCGCTTTCAAAATATTTTATTGAAGGCATTTTGCTTGGGAACTACGAGTTTACAAAATATAAAACAGCCAACGAGCCTAAAAAGCACTTAAAATCTATACTTATAAGGCAAAGTTTAGTTGAAAACATACATGTTTTTGAGCTAATGCGTACTCAAAAAGCTGTAAACTTTGTAAGAAACATGGTAAATGAAATTCCTTCAGAGCTCACATCTTTAACATTTCCTAATTACATAAAGGATTTTTTTAAGGACACCGATGTAAAAGTTGAAGTTTTAACAAAGCAAAAAATTAAATCTTTAAAAATGGGCGGTTTGCTAGGTGTGAATCGCGGTAGCATTGACGAGCCAACATTTACAATTTTGGAATACAAACCCGAAAAGCATTTTAACAAAAAACCTTATGTTTTTGTAGGTAAAGGAGTAATGTACGATACTGGCGGACTAAACCTTAAGCCCGGAAATTATATGTCGGACATGAAAAGCGACATGGCTGGCGGAGCTGCCGTGGCTGGAGCTATTCACCTTATTGCAGAAATGCAAATTCCTGCTCATGTGATAGCGCTAATTCCTGCAACTGACAACAGACCGGGAGAAAACGCCTATGCTCCGGGAGATGTGCTTACAATGATGAATGGAAAAACAGTAGAAATAACAAATACAGATGCAGAGGGCAGATTAATTCTTGCTGACGCACTAGCTTTTGCACAGAAATACAATCCATCTGTTGTAATTGATATAGCAACCCTTACAGGTGCTGCACATGTAGCAATTGGACATTATGCCATCGTAGGCATGGAATCAGGAGCTTCCGGCTATTTTGAAAGATTGCAAAACTCAGCAGACAAAGTGTTTGAGCGCGTTGTTGAATTTCCTTTTTGGGACGAATATTTTGACGACATGAGTTCCGACATTGCCGACTTTTCAAACTCTGGTGGCAGATACGCTGGAGCAATAACCGCTGGTAAATTTCTAGAAAAATTCACAGATTATCCATATATACACCTTGATATTGCAGGTCCTGCGTTTCTTGAAAAAACATGGAATTATTGGCCCAAAGGCAGCACAGGAGTAGGCGTAAGACTTTTATATAACTTTATAAAAAACGAATATAACCGCAATTCTTAA
- a CDS encoding endonuclease/exonuclease/phosphatase family protein, translated as MSKRKFRFLKIFFKILIIIVSMILLYFIVIIAINSKKDYNPAISEDLEIKKGRNAWFFSDKSISIISWNIGYSALGKHEDFFYEGGKKMRPDKEQYKEYLKSIFNELGKMDTVDFVLLQEVDINSKRSFYTRQDSSLAGALPTFSHVTAINYNVPFVPFPLFNPTAKVHSGMMSFSRYIPEYAKRISFPFGYAWPMKVFFLDRCFIIEKFNLDNHKSLYIINTHNSAFDDAGDIRIAEMIFLRSYLLNFYENGDYVVVGGDWNQNPLGFDKTKINTGDYVREIEPAIENDYLPKGWKWYYDPKTPTNRDVNTKYEKGVTTTTVLDYFLCSPNITVNEVRTINKHFENSDHNPVYLNFSLQPDTAFCDSLKIYEKVKEIKSKEKGKKKR; from the coding sequence ATGAGCAAAAGAAAATTTAGATTTTTAAAAATATTTTTTAAGATTTTAATTATTATTGTGTCAATGATATTGCTGTATTTTATTGTTATAATTGCAATAAACAGCAAAAAAGATTATAACCCAGCAATTAGCGAAGATTTGGAGATAAAAAAAGGACGTAATGCATGGTTTTTTAGTGATAAAAGCATTTCTATAATTTCATGGAACATTGGCTACTCAGCTCTTGGCAAACACGAAGATTTCTTTTATGAAGGCGGGAAAAAAATGCGTCCAGATAAGGAACAATACAAGGAATATTTAAAATCTATTTTTAATGAATTAGGCAAAATGGATACTGTGGACTTTGTTTTGCTCCAAGAAGTTGATATAAATTCAAAAAGGTCGTTTTATACAAGGCAAGACAGTAGCCTTGCTGGAGCTTTGCCTACATTTAGCCATGTAACAGCAATTAACTATAATGTGCCTTTTGTGCCATTCCCATTATTTAATCCTACGGCGAAAGTACATTCTGGAATGATGTCTTTTTCTAGATATATTCCCGAATACGCAAAAAGAATTTCGTTCCCATTTGGCTACGCTTGGCCCATGAAAGTATTTTTTCTTGACAGATGCTTTATCATTGAAAAATTTAATTTAGATAATCACAAGTCGCTATACATCATAAACACACATAACTCAGCATTTGACGATGCTGGCGATATTAGAATTGCAGAAATGATTTTTTTAAGAAGTTATTTGCTTAATTTCTACGAAAATGGCGACTATGTTGTTGTTGGCGGCGACTGGAACCAAAATCCCCTCGGCTTTGACAAAACAAAAATAAACACAGGAGATTATGTTAGAGAAATAGAGCCAGCAATTGAAAATGATTACTTACCAAAGGGCTGGAAATGGTATTACGACCCAAAAACTCCAACAAACAGAGATGTGAACACAAAATATGAAAAAGGAGTTACCACAACAACAGTGCTTGATTATTTCTTGTGTTCGCCAAATATCACTGTTAATGAGGTAAGAACAATTAATAAGCATTTTGAAAATTCAGACCACAATCCTGTTTACTTAAATTTTTCATTACAACCAGATACCGCTTTCTGCGATTCTCTAAAAATATATGAAAAAGTAAAGGAAATTAAATCAAAAGAAAAAGGCAAGAAAAAAAGATGA
- the kdsB gene encoding 3-deoxy-manno-octulosonate cytidylyltransferase: protein MKFIGIIPARYASVRFPGKPLVIIAGKPMIQWVYENASKAKCLSDLYIATDDTRIVQRCSMFGAKTILTAPTHPSGTDRCFEAAIKAGASVDDNDTVIINIQGDEPFIDASIIDQLASAFTDADVNIATLARPFDSDESLYSENSIKIVLNSNNNALYFSRSIIPFIRNLRKDKFLYEQFPFRHHIGVYSYRIKTLAELVRLQPSKLEKAESLEQLRWIENGYSIKVLETRYKGHSIDVPSDIDLLKESFPDIFKASFS from the coding sequence ATGAAATTTATTGGAATTATACCTGCTCGTTACGCATCAGTTCGTTTTCCCGGAAAACCATTGGTAATAATTGCAGGAAAACCTATGATTCAATGGGTATATGAAAATGCTTCAAAAGCAAAATGCCTTTCGGACTTGTATATTGCAACTGACGACACAAGAATTGTTCAACGTTGCTCTATGTTTGGTGCAAAAACAATTTTAACTGCACCCACGCATCCAAGCGGAACAGATAGATGCTTTGAAGCTGCCATAAAAGCAGGTGCTTCTGTAGATGACAATGACACTGTTATTATAAATATTCAAGGTGATGAACCTTTTATTGATGCTTCAATTATAGATCAGCTTGCTTCTGCTTTTACCGATGCAGACGTAAATATAGCAACGCTTGCAAGACCTTTTGACTCTGACGAAAGTTTATATTCCGAAAACAGTATAAAAATTGTATTGAATTCTAATAATAATGCTCTTTATTTTAGCCGCTCAATAATTCCATTTATACGGAATTTGCGTAAAGACAAGTTTTTGTATGAACAATTTCCTTTCAGGCATCATATTGGAGTTTACTCATACCGCATAAAAACATTAGCGGAGCTTGTTCGTTTGCAGCCATCAAAATTAGAAAAGGCGGAATCTTTAGAGCAATTGCGATGGATAGAAAATGGCTATTCTATAAAAGTTTTGGAAACAAGGTATAAAGGGCATTCCATTGATGTTCCTTCGGATATCGACCTTTTAAAAGAATCTTTTCCAGATATTTTCAAGGCTTCATTTTCTTAA